One part of the Engraulis encrasicolus isolate BLACKSEA-1 chromosome 17, IST_EnEncr_1.0, whole genome shotgun sequence genome encodes these proteins:
- the LOC134467139 gene encoding cytochrome P450 2K1-like isoform X1 encodes MAVLEGLTQSPSAFPLLIAVLLLVLACLHLTGVKQTQKRKTPPGPKPLPLLGNLLLLNLKELDCSLCELSKKYGSIFTIYLGPKKMVVLAGYKTVKEALVNHAEEFGDRETSPLSRSISNNHGIIFSNGENWREMRRFALTNLRNFGMGKKMGEEKIIEEAQHLIRVLENLKGAQFDTTQPLNYAASNVISAIVYGSRFEHDDARFKAMVNRENEAIWLSGTASVRLYNMFPWLKPLIRNVAVIQKSTTANLEEIQSYTNNLRKTLNTQDSRCFIDSFLINQQGEKVEHNLQNAGLFHEENLLYCVEDLFAAGTDTSGTTMRWGLLLMAKYPHIQERVHEEIDRVVGGRQPVVEDRKSLPYTDAVIHEIQRIGNIVPLNLCHKTSSDVHFQGFFIEKGTPVIPLLTSVLRDESEWTKPYTFHPEHFLDDQGRFVKRDAFLPFSAGRRACPGESLARMEVFLFLTSLLQRFRFTAPPGVSEDELDLTPVLGATLNPSPHMLCALGRS; translated from the exons ATGGCTGTACTAGAAGGACTTACACAGTCTCCTAGTGCATTTCCACTGCTGATCGCTGTGCTGTTGTTGGTGCTTGCCTGTCTTCACTTGACGGGGGTTAAACAGACACAAAAGAGGAAAACACCTCCAGGGCCCAAACCTCTACCGCTTCTTGGTAACCTGCTGCTGCTAAACCTGAAAGAACTAGACTGTTCACTCTGTGAG CTCTCTAAGAAATACGGCTCCATCTTCACCATTTACCTCGGACCCAAGAAAATGGTAGTCTTAGCGGGTTACAAGACAGTGAAGGAAGCACTTGTGAACCATGCTGAGGAGtttggagacagggagacatCACCCTTGAGCCGCTCCATTTCCAACAACCATG GTATTATATTTTCCAATGGGGAGAACTGGAGAGAGATGAGGCGTTTTGCACTCACAAACCTCCGCAATTTTGGAATGGGAAAAAAAATGGGAGAGGAGAAAATCATCGAGGAGGCTCAACATCTCATACGAGTCCTTGAAAATTTAAAAG GTGCCCAGTTTGATACGACACAGCCATTGAACTATGCTGCCTCCAACGTTATCTCTGCTATTGTGTATGGGAGCAGATTTGAGCATGATGACGCAAGGTTTAAGGCCATGGTCAACAGAGAAAATGAGGCTATTTGGCTCAGTGGCACTGCATCTGTGCGG CTCTACAACATGTTTCCATGGTTGAAACCGCTAATCAGGAATGTTGCAGTGATCCAGAAGAGTACAACAGCAAACTTGGAGGAGATTCAGAGCTACACCAACAACCTCCGGAAGACGCTGAACACACAGGACAGCCGTTGCTTCATAGATTCTTTCCTCATCAACCAACAGGGTGAAAAGGTAGAGCACAATTTA CAAAATGCTGGTCTGTTCCATGAGGAGAATCTACTGTACTGTGTAGAAGACTTGTTTGCCGCAGGCACTGACACCTCGGGGACCACAATGCGCTGGGGCCTCCTGCTCATGGCCAAGTACCCACACATACAGG AGAGGGTCCATGAGGAGATTGACAGGGTGGTCGGTGGCAGACAGCCAGTAGTGGAGGACAGGAAAAGCCTTCCCTACACTGACGCAGTGATCCACGAGATACAGAGAATAGGCAACATCGTGCCTCTCAATCTTTGCCACAAGACCAGCTCTGATGTCCACTTCCAGGGATTCTTCATTGAAAAG GGCACGCCTGTTATTCCTCTGCTCACATCAGTGTTGAGGGATGAGTCTGAATGGACCAAACCCTACACGTTCCACCCAGAACACTTTCTGGATGACCAGGGACGCTTCGTCAAGAGAGAcgcttttcttcctttttctgcaG GCCGCCGGGCATGTCCAGGAGAGAGTCTGGCCAGGATGgaagtcttcctcttcctcacctctctccttcaACGCTTCCGCTTCACTGCGCCCCCTGGTGTGTCAGAGGATGAACTGGACCTCACGCCAGTGTTGGGAGCAACACTAAACCCTTCTCCCCATATGCTGTGTGCATTGGGCCGCTCCTAG
- the LOC134467139 gene encoding cytochrome P450 2K1-like isoform X2 — MAVLEGLTQSPSAFPLLIAVLLLVLACLHLTGVKQTQKRKTPPGPKPLPLLGNLLLLNLKELDCSLCELSKKYGSIFTIYLGPKKMVVLAGYKTVKEALVNHAEEFGDRETSPLSRSISNNHGIIFSNGENWREMRRFALTNLRNFGMGKKMGEEKIIEEAQHLIRVLENLKGAQFDTTQPLNYAASNVISAIVYGSRFEHDDARFKAMVNRENEAIWLSGTASVRLYNMFPWLKPLIRNVAVIQKSTTANLEEIQSYTNNLRKTLNTQDSRCFIDSFLINQQGEKKLEQNAGLFHEENLLYCVEDLFAAGTDTSGTTMRWGLLLMAKYPHIQERVHEEIDRVVGGRQPVVEDRKSLPYTDAVIHEIQRIGNIVPLNLCHKTSSDVHFQGFFIEKGTPVIPLLTSVLRDESEWTKPYTFHPEHFLDDQGRFVKRDAFLPFSAGRRACPGESLARMEVFLFLTSLLQRFRFTAPPGVSEDELDLTPVLGATLNPSPHMLCALGRS, encoded by the exons ATGGCTGTACTAGAAGGACTTACACAGTCTCCTAGTGCATTTCCACTGCTGATCGCTGTGCTGTTGTTGGTGCTTGCCTGTCTTCACTTGACGGGGGTTAAACAGACACAAAAGAGGAAAACACCTCCAGGGCCCAAACCTCTACCGCTTCTTGGTAACCTGCTGCTGCTAAACCTGAAAGAACTAGACTGTTCACTCTGTGAG CTCTCTAAGAAATACGGCTCCATCTTCACCATTTACCTCGGACCCAAGAAAATGGTAGTCTTAGCGGGTTACAAGACAGTGAAGGAAGCACTTGTGAACCATGCTGAGGAGtttggagacagggagacatCACCCTTGAGCCGCTCCATTTCCAACAACCATG GTATTATATTTTCCAATGGGGAGAACTGGAGAGAGATGAGGCGTTTTGCACTCACAAACCTCCGCAATTTTGGAATGGGAAAAAAAATGGGAGAGGAGAAAATCATCGAGGAGGCTCAACATCTCATACGAGTCCTTGAAAATTTAAAAG GTGCCCAGTTTGATACGACACAGCCATTGAACTATGCTGCCTCCAACGTTATCTCTGCTATTGTGTATGGGAGCAGATTTGAGCATGATGACGCAAGGTTTAAGGCCATGGTCAACAGAGAAAATGAGGCTATTTGGCTCAGTGGCACTGCATCTGTGCGG CTCTACAACATGTTTCCATGGTTGAAACCGCTAATCAGGAATGTTGCAGTGATCCAGAAGAGTACAACAGCAAACTTGGAGGAGATTCAGAGCTACACCAACAACCTCCGGAAGACGCTGAACACACAGGACAGCCGTTGCTTCATAGATTCTTTCCTCATCAACCAACAGGGTGAAAAG AAACTGGAGCAAAATGCTGGTCTGTTCCATGAGGAGAATCTACTGTACTGTGTAGAAGACTTGTTTGCCGCAGGCACTGACACCTCGGGGACCACAATGCGCTGGGGCCTCCTGCTCATGGCCAAGTACCCACACATACAGG AGAGGGTCCATGAGGAGATTGACAGGGTGGTCGGTGGCAGACAGCCAGTAGTGGAGGACAGGAAAAGCCTTCCCTACACTGACGCAGTGATCCACGAGATACAGAGAATAGGCAACATCGTGCCTCTCAATCTTTGCCACAAGACCAGCTCTGATGTCCACTTCCAGGGATTCTTCATTGAAAAG GGCACGCCTGTTATTCCTCTGCTCACATCAGTGTTGAGGGATGAGTCTGAATGGACCAAACCCTACACGTTCCACCCAGAACACTTTCTGGATGACCAGGGACGCTTCGTCAAGAGAGAcgcttttcttcctttttctgcaG GCCGCCGGGCATGTCCAGGAGAGAGTCTGGCCAGGATGgaagtcttcctcttcctcacctctctccttcaACGCTTCCGCTTCACTGCGCCCCCTGGTGTGTCAGAGGATGAACTGGACCTCACGCCAGTGTTGGGAGCAACACTAAACCCTTCTCCCCATATGCTGTGTGCATTGGGCCGCTCCTAG